ggggaggaaaaagaggaaaatgaaagaagTGAACACAAACGTTCATACTgcggcaacagcagcagcacttggGAAAGTGTGGAAGCAGATAAAGGTAAAACTACATGTGAAATGTGTCCCCTGTCACATAAAAGAGACACATGCTAAAAGCAACAAGGTAAAAATAAACCAGCGCTGACGTTGCCGTTCCTATTAGCATCGCTGTGACTCACCGAAGCATTTGCTCTGGTTGGTGGCTCGGTCAACAAACACCTTTGCAGAGATGACGTTGCCGAAGGGCAGGAACATCTGCAGGATCTCAGAGTCGGTGAACTCCTGAGGCAGGTGGTAGATAAAGATGTTACAGCCCTCGGGTCCTATAcacagagatgggagagagaCAAGGACGCGGACATGACGCGACAAGACAGGACGGGTTTAGAGAGGAGTTAGAAACTGCAGGGTTCAGGAAACGCTTGGAATGTTAggttgataataaaataaaatgagcaGAATAGAGCAGgggaataaatcaaatattaaaagcCATTGCCAAATAATCTTAACACCTCTGTATCTGCATTTAATATACATATGTTTGAGGAAACAGTGACTTAAGGACATATTAACAGTGGAAACTTCACAGACTGGATCTTCTCTCTTTTTGCAAAGTTGACTAATTATGGATGATTTCTATTTCACTGGTTTGAAATGCTTGTAAAACAGGGTTCGATTTCTGGAAGTGTTTTTCCTCCAGTCCTCGGCAGCCAGTGATTTCAGGTCAGTGTTATGTAGACTGAGGATCAGGAATCAGACTGTTGTACTAACCAGTACACTGAGGATTGAATCTGGATCAATTTGTGTTGTCTTTGAGTTGCATCACAGTTAAGCTGAAGATGAATTTAATATTGTTTTGAAAGAGCTTTCTTAATTAGTGATTTCATCAATTGAGCAAATTTCTTTTGCTGTTTTTCGAgtcttttttcagtttgaacTGTTAGTTAGacatattgtaaaaaatatgcTAGACAGAGCAGCCCTAACGTTTTATATTAACTGTGGTGTAAATAATATAACTTAATAAAGTCTTTACAAGTTATTGAATGAAAATCATCAGAGAATGAAACATAGGAGCTTGGTTTGAAAACTGGGATTTAAAGTGAGTGCTGTTTGTGGTAAAAGGGTCAAAACGTGTGTAAAACCACTGGAATTGGCCTCTAAAGATATGATTATGTGTAAGTTTACCTTCCcgttgctgcagctgctgcggctgctgcggctgctgggCCACCAGTTGGGGCTGGTGCGGGAAGGGCTGTCCCACCAGGCTGTAGGCAGCAGGGTAGGTGGCTgtcggagaggaggagcaggtgagcgGAGCAAACAGAACACTGCAAACTAATCACTTTTCAACTTAAAACAACATCTGACTGAGCTGAACCCCCACCCACAGACCTGCTGGGTTTTGCATCTAGTTTGTTATGTATGACTCATTCTATAGAGATAAAGGGGTTATTTACATTTCGTAATATATGTGCATGTTTTGACTTTGGATGTAGATTTCCACTCAAGCATGCCGTGTTGCGTAGTCGGGAGTGCAAAGGTAGCTGTAATCCATTATGTTGCATAAATCTGTTTTTGCATTCCGGTTACACAAAAGTCGTTTCCAGGGAACAAATCTGAGGCCGAGCAGTTAAACTCCGAGTAGAATGAGACAAGAGGATCATATTTGGGggatgatttgtttgtttgcatcagTCGCGGCAGCAGGACGCGTACATAGCAATGCatttctataaataaatgtcagttttcatTACATCTTATAGCTTTACACTGAACACATCTAACTGTAGTGAGGCTCACCTGTGTAGTGCTGCATGCCTGTATACGCCTGCTGTAGAGGGTCCAGGACAGGACTCTGAGCTGtgacacaacaaataaatatcGTCACCAACTGCTGtttatcacacacaaacacacacacacacacacacacaaataatccTCAATGCTATCTGGAGCACATCGGCTCGCTCCACATAACATTCAGAGCTttagtttcatttcatttcctcttaATTAGAGCCTCACTGTCAAAGTAGGAAAGCCTGTGAATCTATGGAAGAGGCCACATGAGTATTCTTTACTCCTGTGATGAGAGGGATGTACCTTGATAAGCGTGAACCCCGTTGGTGTAGAGGGCTTCGGTTGCTGATTGGCCGTTGGGAGCTGGCAAGGAGGCGTAGCTGTTCAATGAGATCGGTGGAGGCAAAGCGGGCACGGGTGTGCCTGCCATGGAGGGGGGAGTGCTGGTACCTGCACATATGTTTGCCCACACTTCAACACTTACTTACAATAAATTCCAAGACAGGACACAGGTAAATTCAAACTTGCGCTGAAATCATGAATTGCAATGAGAGACATTAGTTTATTACATATGCACACTTTTCCCAATGTCACCCTTTTTAAATTAGAGATCAACATTATTTATTGGGAATTGAACAGTGTGTCGTCCAACTCTTTTGCATTCTGTGGTTTAAATCACTTTTTGTCCTGCACCTTTATGTTCACACTCTACTgagatattattttattacagaTATATGACTCGTATAGAAAAGCCGAAGCAATGTTTAAGGTACTTAAAATCAAGTGTAAGAGAtccttatcaaaataaatgaaaagaacatttaataTAAGTCACAATATTTGCTTCAAACCCTGAATCTAGTGGAATAGAATATAAACTATTAAACTACATAGGGGTTCATGTTTCCCCAACTTAACGACCATCTTATTGTTTTTTCataacttaaaaataaaacacgacCAACATCGTGACagaaagattttcttttcaaaacaacataatatatgtttgttattatttattgggAATTGAACAGTGTGTCGCCCAACTCTTTTGTATTCTGTGGTGAATCACTTTTTGTCCTGCACCTTTATGTTCACACTCTACTGAGATATTAGTTTATTACAGATATATGACTCGTATAGAAAAGCCGAAGCAATGTTTAAGGTACTTAAAATCAAGTGTAAGAGAtccttatcaaaataaatgaaaagaacatttaataTAAGTCACAATATTTGCTTCAAACCCTGAATCTAGTGGAATAGAATATAAACTATTAAACTACATAGGGCTTCATGTTTCCCCAACTTAACGACCATCTTATTGTTTTTTCataacttaaaaataaaacacgacCAACATCGTGACagaaagattttcttttcaaaacaacataatatatgtttgttattatttattgggAATTGAACAGTGTGTCGTCCAACTCTTTTGTATTCTGTGGCGAATCACTTTTTGTCCTGCACCTTTATGTTCACACTctactgagatatttgtttattaCAGATACATGAGTCGTATAAGTCGATTTAAGATCCTTAAAATCAAATGTAAGAAATccttttcaaaatgaatgaaaagaacAATTAATATAAGTCACAATATTTGCTTCAAACCCTGCATCTAGTGAAATAGAATATAAACTAAACTACATAGGGCTTCATGTTTCCCCAACTCAACTACCATCTTATTGGTTTTTATAacgttaaaaataaaacacatccaACATTGTGACagacagattttcttttcaaaacaacaTAATATATGTTTGTTATTTCGTCCTCttggctccaccccccccccccttgtgtaACTGTCCTCATATTTCAGGCGCAAATCTAATCAAGGCCGGCCGGAGCCAGACATCCCTGCCTCTCATTACCTGAGGAGGGGGTGATGGATGAGATCGGCGTGGCGATGATGCTGCTGGGGTTGAGGGCGGCGAGCTGCTGCATCTGAACCGCCGCCACCGTGGCAACAGGAGAGAGGTAGGCCGACTGCgccaccagggcctgctgctgcatcaactggaggagagggaggatgtgCTTTTGTGAGTGCGTGAGTCTAAAAATCAAGTAAAACATTTCTAATATATTGTGACAGGAAGCAACATCAGGTATCCAGCTCAAATAACTGTCTCCAGCCATAAAAACCCAACATGTTTCATAACGTTACGACGGCTCCAGACTGAACCTCGATCAGGAGTCACAATATATCCGAAGGCCACGTTTCTTTACACATCTTACTACAGAGCAGCTTTCCTCGGTGACCTTCTCTGCTTGTGAAAACCATTGCAGACGCTTCACAGTATTTTAGAATCAGCCATTGAGGCCGAATCAAGGTAATAATCCGTCTTCAAATCATGTAGCGTATTCCTGCTCTAAACTGTGAAGGTAAAAATACCCGACTACCTTTCTGCTGCAGGGCAGTTTGCAAAAGGACCTGGAATATTTACCTACTGTTCAATattcatgtgtctgtctgtgttttgtgtgacgGACAGCATTCTGTGGACAAATGCACTGCAGAGTAAAGACGCTGTCTGGCCTCTTTAAACATAACAAATTGAACAAATGTTCACGAGCCAGATCTAAAACCATTTGCACTAAACGCTCAATTAGCAAAGCAAAGAGCGGTGAGGCCGTCTTGATGTTGTGACGTTAAAACTTCTCTTTGTTACATCACAGGGAACAAGACACGTTGAGCGAGGTTTGCTTTCCCCCAAAAACTgggttttgtatattttttctttgaggATATTTTCAGTCGTGTAATTTCAGCTTTATGTCACATCAGCTTTTACTTACGTctacagaagaaaaacaactgcCAGGCTTTTGTTACTGAATCATGCATGGTCTCTTTCTGATTATTTAAATAAGGGTCGATACTGAATTGGAGATGAGAGGGAGTCGGACGAGGATAAAAACAAGTTGAGCAGAAAAGGGTTTCTTTGCTCTGCGTGTCCGTCCTCATGAaagataaagtgtgtgtgtgtgtgtgtgtgtgtgtgtgtgttcctcaccGCCTGTGTGTAGGCGTTGTATGCCCCGAGGTGCAGGGTCATGGGACTGATGACGCCCAGCTGAGAGGCCACCTGCTGCATCCGCCTGAGCCCTCGCTCCTTCTCCGAGTCGGCGAACTTAACCACCAGGCTGGAGGAGGCGCCCTGTGGAGGTAACGTGGATATCGTAACTCCTTTGGTCTGGTGCTAAACGTCAAGAAAGAAACATCGACGCTCAGTCAAGGTGAAACAAGGAATAATGTACGGCATGGTGTGGTGGGTTATGTGGTATAGTAATTGTGGTGGGTTAGTGAGGACCTCTGAGTTCTGCATCACTTCGATAATAAGTGGTtataatgttaaatctaaagGAAATCTGCAGTTTCTAGGACATATTAGCGATAAGACAACAGTGAGGCTGAAATTAAgctaaaatgataaaaaaaatactgagaTAAATGTGAATTTTAGAGAAAACCTGCACAAAGAGCACAGAACAAATCACCTCcagcagaagaggagaaaataaactACCCagataattttacattttacaaagaCTGTCCTGGATTCATCGAGTGGAGGAGGGGGACCGAAACGAGAAGTGGTGACTGTGGGCTGAGTCACCGTGTTCAGCGGCTAAACGCCTGAATGTGGagcatgtgagtgtgtaagCAGCCGTGTAgcttctgtgcatgtgtgtgtgtgtttctgtgtgtgtgtgtgtgtgtggcgggtggggggggacttACAGGTAAAGTACGACTCCCGTGCAGAGCGTTGATGGCGGCCTGGGCCTCTGCGTTGTTCTGGAACTTTACAAATGCGCACCCTAGGAGAAAATGACACACCATTAaacgtggcctcacacacacacacacacacacacacacacacacacacacacacacacacactctctcacgactttgctttaaaaatacattaggAGCCGTCTTACATCTAGTGCTTCATCAGTTATTAAGGCATCATTACACATGGTCCACAAAACATTCATTGCTTCATCAATCACAGGCCGTAAACCTCCAAACGCATCATTAGCCATGACCCATAAAACCTATTGCACCATTAGTCATGGCTCATGCAACAAACGCAGGAAGATCCAGCGTCGGTGTTTGAACTGTCGCCGGACGTTGATCTACACGACAAATGTTACGAGCGTTGTTGTTCGTGACGATTGTAATTTACGTTCACGTGACGGCAACGTGACTCGGGCTTGAGTCTCAGGGCCGGAGGATGAgaagacaaatatttaaatggaGGGCTGTGTCATGTTGGCAGTCGTGATCTGGAGCCAATCATTGGAatcaggagagagaaaagctcAAGGACGCATGAGAAGCAGGTGTTTGGGAAATTGTGGAGAAAAGGAAAACTTCCAAAAACATCTTAGTCAGCATCTTTTTAAAAAGAGGgacaaatattaatttattgtttaaaagatgatttttttGGCTAATATGAATCAATTTTACTTTAACTATAGTTAGTTTGTTGGTTGGGTTttcagcaagattacacaaaaacaactgagctGGTTTCCATGagacttggtggagggatgcagtCTGGATCAGTAAAGAATTCTTAAATACTTTGTGCAAATCCGGAAAAAGGGGCAGATCCATGAATGTTTTTACTACTTTTGATaactatttcctttttttttggatattgatgaaaaaaattgCGTATTTAGGAGGTGGGTTTCCATGACTATGTTTAATATAGTATGAATCAGAATAAAAATCTAGATCTAactaatttaaatgtgatttcataaggGAACTGCAGAGTGCTATTGTTGAATCCActtaaaatgtcatttaatAAAAGGGATGAAACAGGAATTCAGAATTCAGGCCAAAATGGGAATAAATCAAAGTGTAGTCTTGTTTTGAATCTACTTTGGAACGGGTAAAGATTTGGAACCGTTGACCAGCTGATGAGAGCATCTCTGTGACCATTTAGTAAAAACAGGttgttttattcaaagcaaTAGGTGGAGGACAGAAGATTGAGTCTGTTTTGCAGTAGAGACACAACAGTACATGATGTTGACAGGATTTGGGGCTGTGGTTTTATTCctcattgtttttattccagGCCGTGCTTTTCATTTCATGCTCTGTGTCATATTCTGCTGATAGAGGATCCTGTTCTCTCCTGTATCATGACTCCATGACGTTACCTTTGCTGGTGCCGTCGGGCCCGCGGAGCACCGTGCACTCCTCGATGCTGCCGAACGGCTCGAACATCTTCCTCACGTCGGTGTCCGTCTGCTGCTTTCCCAGCATGCCCACAAACAGCTTCCTGTCTTCTAAGGAAAAGGAGATCACCAGGGTGGGAGGGGAGGAAAGTGTGAGTGAGAACAGAAAACAAAGGGGAGAAAATGGGAGTGGGTGTTTTTATGAGGGAGGTGATGCAGGCgatgagagaggaggcaggagaggggCGACAAAAGGGGAGAAGTGCCATGTCACCACTACATGCATGCAGGAGTGTTAAGGAAGCAACAGTGTGATGGGCAGTGACAAAGCAGGGTGGATGCTGTACTTCGGAACTACCACCAGAGTGCAGTAAACGTGAAaatctgcacaaacaaacagcatctgGCGGTGACTCGAATGTTTGTCACCCTGTGTGTTGTCAGAGAAGCTGCTCCGTCTGTCCACGTCTGGGAGGGATCAGACCAGCGCTTCTGCATGTTTGAGCCTCTTCCACTACAAATATATGTGCTTGTTATAATTCTGCAAAAACACAGCGGATggggggaagaagaaaaaaaccctgCAGGAAAAATCATCTGCTGCAGACCTGAGGCTCAGAGTGATTCACAGccgttgttgtttttgttatacTTATGCAAATGTTACACAAGATAGAGGTCGAACATGTGGTCTTATTAAAAAAGGTGTGTAGataggggcgggggggggtatCTCTGGTGGTTTCTATCATCAGTCAGTCCTTCATGATTGCAGGAGGCTGGAAATGAAGCGACTAAGGGAAATTCAGccttcattcattttatttacacCTGCGTTTTTCCCTGTTGTGTCGTATAAAAATGTCCTCAGACACCGTCATCAATCTTCTACCTCTACGGACAAAAACCCTGCATGTGTGGTGAAGCAGCTACTGTAGCTCAACCAGGTTTCAAATAGGTTCTTATGCCTTTTACAACAAAATGATCACATTTAATGTTAAATGGCCGACAACAATGCAAACGTACGTATGAACTGTGGTAAATGagagaaacaaatacacaacagaaACAGCTGAAATGTGTAATAATTGTGTTTCAGGAAATGTTGGAAGCAGCCTGAGTCTAATCCTGACTGATTGGGCGACTGATTGATTACATGTTGGAAGAAGTGGCGTCTGGGAAAACTAATCCAGCACTGAAGAACACTCGTGGCCGTCCAAGGGTTCGGCTTTGAAGGTGTTGAGATTTGGGAGATGAGCCATTCACAACACACTCCTTATCAACAGGTCATTGAATCCAAGGCTAACTCTTAAAATCCCTTGTTTTATACAAGCAGTGACCTGATGGTTTGGGCTCTTGTGTCGTCATCAGTGTCATTTCAAGatattgtgaaaataaatcagGTTTTCTTTCCAAATTGCTGCATGAAAATCAAGTGTTTTTGTGTAGATGTGAGATGATCGTTTGCACTATGAAGGTGCTGTTATTTGAacaggtgctgtgtgtgtgtgtgtgtgtgtgtgtgtgtgtgtgtgtgtgtgcgtgtgtgtgtgcgtgtgtgtgtgtgtgtgcatgtgtgtgtgcatgggggggggcaggtgtcTCTTACCCCCTCTGCTCTCGCTGTCCGCCGGCTTCACTTGGATCGGACGGTTCATCTGGAAAGACAGAGGCCACACGGCGCAGGGAGTTTAAATAtaggactgggggggggggggggggcagtgaccATGAACAAGAGAATTAGAAGAGGAGAATTTATACcactggaaagaaaaaaaaaaatacaaaacccgACAAACTAGAAATAACTGGCAGGTGCTGGAGCTCGTAACGCGATTTGGTCGCTGTTGTCTGGTAAGCTGCAGGAGCAGACGTGCAGATGTCATGTAACTCGAGCTATTACTGGTGTAACGTGACGTCACGGTGACACATGTATGTAAGTCTGTGCTCTGTCAGTCGGCCTCCCATGTTTCCTCCagtaattctctctctcttctccttttttttttttcttcctttcctgCCAACCCTGCTTCACTAGACCACGACTGACACTGATATGTGGGATATTACATTCagagtcgctctctctctctctctctctttttctctccatcccttctcTCAGAATCGGCTCTAATGCcgattgccccccccccctatcacACCCAACCAGGAAAAAGCACACACCCACGCCGGGATTGGGGAAGTGATAAGATTAAGAACACTCGCTCGGGCTAATCTGGATTACAGAAGCATGCATCGTCAGAGTAGATTCTGAGCCTGACAGGAAGGCAGAAACAGacggggtgggtggggtggtgggtggggggggtataCAGGGTAAGAAAGAAAGGCATCATAtctagaagaagaaaaaaggaataaaagaaTGACAAAGAAACAGCAGAGAGCGCACACAACAGAGGAGGATTAAGTGACCTTTTCATAATTCATCAAAAGACAAGTTGCTGAAATCCCATTACTTTCCTCACCATTGTCCTCCCATTTACTGAACACTGCCTCCTCCTATATGAACATCGGTTCCCCGGCGCCTGGTCTTTGAAATGTAAAGAGCAAGGGAACCGGGAAAAAAGAAGGTATTGAGTGGAATAAAGAGGAGATTGTGGATTGTGCAATAAGCTCGAGCGTACACTAAGAAATCATCAGAATTGAAGGTGAAGAGGTTTCTGCTGGAGTCACAGTCTCAACAGTTAAACCTCACAACCAGCCGCGGTGCTTCGaacacatgtgacacacacGGAGGCCTCATGCTACTATAAGACCTGAAGAAATCATTTATCATTCatcattccttttttttaagtattaatTAATATCACCAAGTGGTTGATGATAAAGAAATACTTTGGTGGTAGGGCAATAGGgcaatagtccaggcaaagtagcccatttcggagccaaaaatagaagtaattgtaaaagaatttttttcagcatagattatttctatgaggtgtccagaacaacatactaaaagtcctaagaaatcctagttgaggaaatatgtttaattctcatcaatgtgtgccaataaggcccggcaacaatacaccccaaaaggactatttttttcctttactcctatcaaaatgaaactttacacaatgaaagtagccatgaaacgtaaaattttttgtattacaagtttctttgaaaatgaatttatgtatgtatttgtcatacatatgaatggtgtttgcctatgcaaattaggacatattcaataagtgtggagctcatgtgcttgtcaaattcatttcaaaagaaacttgtaatacaaaaaatgttacgtttcatggctactttcattgtgtaaagttttattttgattg
This is a stretch of genomic DNA from Limanda limanda chromosome 19, fLimLim1.1, whole genome shotgun sequence. It encodes these proteins:
- the celf3a gene encoding CUGBP Elav-like family member 3, coding for MNRPIQVKPADSESRGEDRKLFVGMLGKQQTDTDVRKMFEPFGSIEECTVLRGPDGTSKGCAFVKFQNNAEAQAAINALHGSRTLPGASSSLVVKFADSEKERGLRRMQQVASQLGVISPMTLHLGAYNAYTQALMQQQALVAQSAYLSPVATVAAVQMQQLAALNPSSIIATPISSITPSSGTSTPPSMAGTPVPALPPPISLNSYASLPAPNGQSATEALYTNGVHAYQAQSPVLDPLQQAYTGMQHYTATYPAAYSLVGQPFPHQPQLVAQQPQQPQQLQQREGPEGCNIFIYHLPQEFTDSEILQMFLPFGNVISAKVFVDRATNQSKCFGFVSFDNPSSAQTAIQAMNGFQIGMKRLKVQLKRPKDANRPY